In Terriglobales bacterium, a single window of DNA contains:
- a CDS encoding YdeI/OmpD-associated family protein, with protein MAASFNAVIKIRGINPFILVSTSRANAVKPGWRKPLPVRVRLNGKPANGWRINMMPVGNGSFYLYLHGDVRKASGTAVGDRVRVEIDFDASYRPQHPMPGWFKQALAANPRAKKNWAALIPSRKKEILRYFSHLRSPDARARNLARALHALSGNAGRFMGRSWNSGS; from the coding sequence ATGGCAGCAAGCTTCAACGCAGTCATAAAGATTCGAGGTATCAATCCTTTCATCTTGGTCAGTACTTCGCGAGCCAATGCCGTCAAACCTGGCTGGCGCAAGCCGCTCCCGGTCCGGGTGCGCCTCAATGGCAAACCTGCAAATGGGTGGCGCATCAACATGATGCCGGTGGGCAATGGAAGCTTCTATCTATACCTGCACGGTGATGTTCGAAAGGCATCGGGTACAGCGGTGGGAGATCGCGTGCGTGTGGAGATCGACTTCGACGCCAGCTATCGACCTCAACATCCCATGCCCGGATGGTTCAAGCAGGCACTCGCCGCCAATCCGCGAGCGAAGAAAAACTGGGCCGCGTTGATCCCAAGCCGCAAAAAAGAGATACTCCGCTATTTCTCACATCTCCGTTCGCCGGATGCTCGCGCCCGGAACCTTGCCAGAGCCCTCCACGCGCTATCAGGCAACGCCGGCCGATTCATGGGTCGTTCCTGGAACAGCGGCTCATAA
- the msrA gene encoding peptide-methionine (S)-S-oxide reductase MsrA, whose protein sequence is MEKATFGAGCFWGVEETFRKINGVKDTAVGYTGGTLQDPTYKDVCTNESGHAEVVQVTYDPSEVSYDQLLDVFWNAHNPTTLNRQGPDWGTQYRSVIFFHSPEQEAAARASKEKLEKSGRFNRPIVTQIVPAVVFYRAEEYHQRYLEKRGVSSCHI, encoded by the coding sequence ATGGAAAAAGCTACATTTGGCGCTGGATGCTTCTGGGGTGTAGAAGAAACCTTTCGCAAAATCAACGGAGTAAAAGATACGGCCGTGGGCTACACTGGCGGCACTCTGCAAGATCCGACGTACAAAGACGTGTGCACCAATGAAAGCGGACATGCCGAGGTCGTGCAGGTGACCTACGATCCCTCCGAGGTCTCCTACGACCAACTCCTCGATGTCTTCTGGAACGCGCACAACCCCACTACTCTCAACCGCCAGGGGCCCGACTGGGGCACGCAATATCGTTCTGTCATTTTCTTCCACTCGCCCGAGCAGGAAGCCGCCGCCCGGGCTTCGAAAGAAAAGCTTGAGAAATCTGGCCGCTTCAACCGGCCTATTGTGACCCAAATCGTTCCTGCCGTCGTTTTCTATCGCGCCGAGGAGTATCACCAACGCTATCTGGAAAAACGCGGCGTCTCTTCCTGCCATATTTGA
- a CDS encoding DUF1800 domain-containing protein codes for MLALTGFFSLAAQAADGKSQKSRTSSGSNLSEHERALHVLNRITFGPRPGDIEKVLAVGVDNWIEQQLQPEKIPNAVLDSKLAPYRTLQMQPRDMLQSFPNGNMITEAAQGKRPLPSDPIQYGLWEVQVTRYKQQQQQQQQSVAATAAPMSPEDAAKKAAADKAAQDAAAQQAKDVAHHIAQVLLSLPREKRMSTLMLLPVGDRLAFSSSLPNDDRDRLIADFSPADREIYYALSNPTGVVISELQQAKILRAVYSERQLEEVMTDFWFNHFNVYLNKDIDNYLVTSYERDAIRAHALGKFHDLLLATAQSPAMLYYLDNWVSMGPDSIAAGVKPGQPPKPNTANKGLNENYARELMELHTLGVNGGYTQADVTQVARVFTGWTFQQPQQNMAPGQAPGFLFDPKRHEPGPKTVLGHTIKEGGIDEGMQVLDMLSKSPATAKFVCTKLAKRFVSDDPPPALVKEMSATFLSSDGDIRAVLRTMFHSKEFWSPAIYRKKVKTPLEFVASALRATGTDVQNPGAAVQALAKMGMPLYQMAPPTGYSTAADVWMNSDALLDRLNFSLALTSGGQNGLKFDPLRVLTLGLLTRAPKEEIVPVNTAGGSDAAVALIEDALIGGETSKTTNEAIHKEINDPQISAHLSDDPGKALSTIIGLALGSPEFQLR; via the coding sequence GTGCTTGCCCTGACGGGTTTCTTTTCGCTGGCGGCACAGGCAGCCGACGGTAAATCCCAGAAATCACGTACTTCTTCTGGTTCCAATCTTTCCGAGCACGAGCGGGCACTGCACGTCTTGAACCGGATCACCTTTGGGCCACGCCCCGGAGATATTGAGAAGGTATTGGCTGTCGGAGTGGATAACTGGATCGAGCAGCAGCTACAGCCCGAGAAGATCCCGAATGCTGTGCTTGATTCCAAGCTTGCTCCCTATCGCACCCTGCAAATGCAGCCTCGAGACATGCTGCAGAGCTTCCCCAACGGCAACATGATTACCGAAGCAGCACAAGGCAAACGGCCTCTGCCCTCCGATCCTATTCAGTATGGATTGTGGGAGGTCCAGGTGACTCGTTACAAACAACAGCAGCAACAGCAACAACAGAGCGTTGCAGCTACGGCCGCTCCCATGTCACCCGAGGATGCCGCCAAAAAAGCTGCCGCCGATAAGGCCGCGCAAGACGCAGCCGCCCAGCAGGCAAAAGACGTTGCCCACCACATTGCGCAGGTGCTGTTGAGTTTGCCACGCGAGAAGCGCATGTCCACGCTGATGCTGTTGCCGGTCGGCGACCGCCTGGCTTTCTCCAGCAGTTTGCCCAACGATGACCGCGACCGGCTCATAGCTGATTTCTCTCCTGCCGACCGCGAAATTTACTATGCCTTGAGCAATCCCACCGGCGTCGTGATCTCTGAGCTGCAGCAGGCAAAAATTCTGCGCGCCGTCTATAGCGAACGCCAGCTTGAAGAGGTGATGACCGATTTCTGGTTCAACCACTTCAACGTCTATTTGAACAAGGATATTGATAATTATCTGGTGACCAGCTACGAGCGCGATGCCATCCGCGCGCATGCTCTGGGTAAGTTTCACGATCTTTTGCTGGCGACGGCGCAGAGCCCGGCCATGCTGTATTACCTCGATAATTGGGTGAGCATGGGTCCAGATTCAATCGCCGCCGGCGTGAAACCCGGCCAGCCTCCCAAGCCCAACACCGCCAATAAAGGATTGAATGAAAATTACGCGCGCGAGTTGATGGAGCTGCACACGCTGGGCGTGAACGGCGGTTACACTCAGGCCGATGTCACCCAGGTAGCGCGTGTCTTCACCGGCTGGACCTTCCAGCAGCCCCAGCAGAATATGGCGCCAGGGCAAGCCCCCGGCTTCTTGTTCGATCCCAAAAGGCATGAGCCCGGACCAAAGACTGTGCTCGGTCATACCATCAAAGAGGGCGGCATAGACGAAGGTATGCAGGTGCTCGACATGCTCTCCAAGAGTCCGGCGACCGCGAAATTTGTTTGCACCAAGCTGGCCAAACGTTTCGTCAGTGACGATCCGCCGCCTGCTCTCGTAAAAGAAATGTCGGCCACATTTTTATCGAGCGATGGTGACATCCGTGCGGTCCTGCGCACCATGTTCCACTCCAAAGAGTTCTGGTCGCCGGCCATCTATCGCAAGAAGGTGAAGACCCCGCTGGAATTCGTCGCCTCGGCGCTGCGCGCTACCGGGACCGACGTACAGAATCCCGGCGCAGCGGTGCAGGCCCTGGCCAAGATGGGCATGCCTCTCTATCAGATGGCGCCGCCCACCGGCTACTCCACTGCGGCCGATGTCTGGATGAACTCCGATGCGCTGCTTGATCGCCTGAACTTCTCCCTCGCCCTGACCAGCGGCGGGCAGAATGGATTGAAATTCGATCCTCTGCGCGTGCTGACTCTCGGCCTGCTGACCCGGGCTCCCAAGGAAGAAATTGTTCCCGTCAACACCGCTGGCGGCAGTGACGCCGCCGTGGCTCTTATTGAGGATGCTCTCATCGGCGGCGAAACCTCAAAGACCACGAATGAAGCCATCCACAAGGAGATCAACGACCCGCAAATTTCGGCTCATCTCTCCGACGATCCGGGGAAGGCTCTCAGCACAATTATCGGCTTGGCCCTGGGATCACCCGAATTCCAGTTGCGCTAA
- a CDS encoding CHAD domain-containing protein — MTPVEPSRHPNYLRKLRRLLREVSEQPLPERVHQLRTTIRRTETFLNSHDLSEKQDVKKLLQQLAKLRRRAGRVRDVDVQTLALRTVHIGRQEETKIRLLAELREQRSKQEKKLQAGIEDKFSPRMRERMRKVESVIAFAGESPQAAGKRSMLSPNRLWRAVQDLVLTAREAQPFTPRRLHQFRIQCKKTRYLAEMLPGTSELLQQLRTMQDSIGDWHDWLTLTQNAAKITGPVESELLAHLQNVTQAKFADAVRVCKRIVSELEAELIALKRAPENNTGLEKKKAAPDKNAPDKKKTTTENKKTPSAAGASADKQASPAAS, encoded by the coding sequence ATGACCCCAGTTGAGCCATCCAGGCACCCTAACTATTTGAGGAAGTTGCGCAGGCTTCTGCGCGAAGTCTCCGAGCAGCCGCTTCCTGAGCGGGTGCATCAGCTCCGCACTACCATTCGGCGCACCGAGACGTTCCTTAACTCTCATGACCTTTCCGAAAAGCAGGATGTCAAAAAGTTGCTGCAGCAGCTTGCCAAGCTGCGCCGGCGTGCGGGGCGTGTGCGTGACGTTGATGTGCAGACTCTTGCTTTGCGCACCGTGCATATTGGCCGGCAAGAGGAGACCAAAATCCGCCTCCTGGCCGAGTTACGCGAGCAGCGCAGCAAGCAGGAGAAAAAGCTGCAGGCTGGCATCGAAGATAAGTTTTCTCCCCGCATGCGCGAGCGTATGCGAAAAGTGGAATCGGTAATCGCCTTCGCCGGTGAATCCCCGCAAGCGGCCGGCAAGCGAAGCATGCTATCTCCCAACCGGTTATGGCGCGCGGTGCAGGATCTGGTTCTCACTGCCCGGGAAGCGCAGCCCTTCACGCCGCGCCGGCTGCACCAGTTCCGCATTCAGTGCAAGAAAACGCGTTATCTGGCGGAGATGCTTCCCGGAACCTCCGAGCTGTTGCAGCAACTCCGGACCATGCAGGATTCGATTGGCGACTGGCACGACTGGCTCACGTTGACCCAGAACGCCGCCAAAATTACAGGACCCGTGGAATCGGAGCTTCTGGCCCATCTGCAGAACGTTACCCAGGCTAAATTTGCTGATGCGGTCAGGGTTTGCAAGCGGATTGTCAGCGAGCTCGAAGCCGAATTGATTGCGCTCAAGCGTGCACCCGAGAACAACACTGGCTTGGAAAAGAAAAAAGCCGCGCCCGACAAGAACGCGCCCGACAAGAAGAAGACGACCACAGAAAATAAGAAGACACCATCAGCCGCAGGTGCTTCTGCAGACAAACAAGCCTCTCCTGCCGCCAGTTGA
- a CDS encoding trehalose-6-phosphate synthase has translation MRLNFRLIFSLILVLTLVSLLSSYYQVRTQRQDQRLDLEKRAEVLAESLQESIEPQLGRSSHAELQRIVERFGNREHLFGIGIYGRHDEAIAVTSSLAKRLSSFPPSVTVPQDDRGHGVFVKLAEPAVGENSAGETPATETPVYVYVLPIHARDNSAAGSLVIVHDAGYIHSENVRLWRDTFLRLLVELFLIAVTVLLIVQWSISGPIARTAQWMQALRTGKGSTRHVMPDRDLLMPLAREAITFAETLASARAVAEQEARLRETAESIWTPERLAVHVRSRLNGSRLFVVSNREPYSHIKDGKSVKAIIPASGLVTAIEPILCACDGTWVAHGSGDADRDTVDSHDRLLVPPEDPRYTLRRVWLSKEEEEGYYYGFANEGLWPLCHIAHTRPLFRAQDWQRYREVNQRFAASVLEEMAGTEQPVLLVQDYHFALLPQLVKKKRPDARIAIFWHIPWPNPEAFGICPWQSELLDGLLGADLVGFHIQSHCNNFLETVDRALESRIEWERFAVNREGHLTIVRPFPISVGFTETPQPPPESGDSADQERAALLKELGVEALFLGVGVDRVDYTKGILERFWAIERFLEKYPRYQKQFTFVQIGAPSRTHIKRYHDFLGEVEAVADRINWRFQTNNWKPIILRKRHHSHREIERFYRAANLCLVTSLHDGMNLVAKEFLMARQDEDGALILSRFTGACRELRDALVVNPYDTEEMADAILFAVEMEPEERRARMQRLRRVVKEQNIYRWAGNLIGDLCEVRPEVEGSTKERLKEIA, from the coding sequence ATGCGCCTGAATTTTCGACTGATCTTTTCGTTGATTCTGGTCCTGACGCTGGTTTCTCTTCTGTCTTCCTATTACCAGGTCAGGACGCAGCGCCAGGACCAGCGCCTCGACCTCGAGAAGCGCGCCGAGGTCCTCGCCGAGAGCCTGCAGGAAAGCATTGAGCCACAACTTGGCAGAAGTTCGCATGCCGAGCTGCAGCGCATCGTGGAGCGCTTCGGAAACCGCGAGCATCTCTTCGGCATCGGCATTTACGGACGTCACGATGAAGCCATCGCCGTCACCAGCAGCCTGGCCAAACGGCTGTCGAGCTTCCCGCCGTCGGTCACCGTCCCCCAAGACGACCGCGGACACGGCGTCTTCGTCAAACTTGCCGAACCCGCCGTAGGCGAAAACTCTGCCGGCGAAACTCCGGCCACCGAAACCCCGGTTTATGTTTACGTGCTGCCGATCCATGCGCGCGATAACAGCGCCGCAGGTTCGCTCGTAATTGTTCATGATGCCGGCTACATTCACTCGGAAAACGTCCGCCTGTGGCGTGATACTTTTCTGCGTCTGCTGGTCGAGCTGTTTCTGATCGCCGTCACCGTGCTGCTGATCGTGCAGTGGAGCATCTCCGGCCCCATCGCCCGCACCGCCCAATGGATGCAGGCCCTGCGCACCGGCAAAGGTTCTACTCGCCACGTCATGCCCGACCGCGATCTGCTCATGCCCCTGGCGCGCGAAGCCATTACGTTTGCTGAAACTCTGGCATCAGCGCGCGCAGTCGCCGAGCAGGAAGCCCGGCTGCGTGAAACCGCCGAATCCATCTGGACCCCCGAGCGCCTCGCCGTGCATGTGCGCAGCAGATTGAACGGCAGCCGCCTGTTCGTGGTTTCCAACCGCGAGCCTTACAGTCATATAAAAGATGGCAAGTCGGTAAAGGCCATCATTCCCGCCAGCGGCCTGGTCACTGCGATTGAGCCGATCCTGTGCGCCTGCGACGGCACCTGGGTCGCGCACGGATCGGGCGACGCCGACCGCGATACGGTTGACAGCCACGACCGCCTGCTCGTTCCTCCCGAAGATCCGCGCTACACGCTGCGCCGCGTCTGGCTCAGCAAAGAAGAGGAAGAAGGCTACTACTACGGATTCGCCAATGAAGGTCTCTGGCCGCTCTGCCACATCGCGCATACGCGTCCGCTCTTCCGCGCTCAGGACTGGCAGCGTTATCGCGAGGTCAACCAGCGCTTTGCCGCCTCCGTTCTCGAAGAGATGGCCGGCACCGAGCAGCCCGTGCTCCTCGTCCAGGACTACCACTTCGCCCTGCTGCCGCAACTGGTGAAGAAGAAGCGTCCCGACGCGCGCATTGCCATCTTCTGGCACATTCCCTGGCCGAATCCCGAGGCCTTTGGCATCTGCCCCTGGCAGAGCGAACTGCTCGACGGATTGCTCGGCGCCGATCTGGTGGGCTTCCATATCCAATCGCACTGCAACAATTTTCTCGAGACCGTGGACCGCGCCCTGGAATCGCGCATCGAGTGGGAGCGCTTCGCCGTCAACCGCGAAGGCCACCTGACCATCGTGCGCCCGTTTCCCATCAGCGTTGGATTCACGGAAACCCCGCAACCGCCGCCAGAATCCGGCGACTCCGCCGACCAGGAGCGCGCCGCGCTGCTGAAAGAGCTGGGCGTCGAAGCGCTCTTCCTGGGCGTGGGCGTGGACCGCGTGGATTACACCAAGGGAATCCTCGAACGCTTCTGGGCCATCGAGCGCTTCCTCGAAAAGTATCCGCGCTATCAGAAGCAGTTTACTTTTGTGCAGATCGGCGCGCCCAGCCGCACCCACATCAAGCGTTACCACGATTTTCTGGGAGAAGTCGAAGCCGTCGCCGACCGCATCAACTGGCGCTTCCAGACCAACAACTGGAAGCCCATCATCCTGCGCAAGCGCCACCACAGCCACCGCGAAATCGAGCGCTTCTACCGCGCCGCCAACCTGTGCCTGGTGACCTCGCTGCATGACGGCATGAACCTGGTGGCCAAAGAATTCCTGATGGCGCGCCAGGATGAAGACGGCGCGCTGATCCTGAGCCGCTTCACCGGCGCCTGTCGCGAGCTGCGCGATGCCCTGGTGGTGAACCCCTACGATACCGAAGAGATGGCCGATGCCATCCTGTTTGCCGTCGAGATGGAACCCGAAGAGCGCCGCGCCCGCATGCAACGCCTGCGCCGCGTAGTTAAGGAACAGAATATCTACCGCTGGGCCGGCAACCTCATAGGCGACCTGTGCGAAGTCCGCCCCGAGGTGGAGGGAAGCACGAAGGAGCGCCTGAAAGAAATAGCTTGA